The Suncus etruscus isolate mSunEtr1 chromosome 14, mSunEtr1.pri.cur, whole genome shotgun sequence genome contains a region encoding:
- the PAK4 gene encoding serine/threonine-protein kinase PAK 4, with protein MFGKKKKRVEISAPSNFEHRVHTGFDQNEQKFTGLPRQWQSLIEESARRPKPLVDPACITSIRPGAPKTIVRGSKGAKDGALTLLLGEFDQMSVTRSNSLRRDSPPPPARTRQENGVPTEPPAVTRAGPERGGHGRGPGRSDGGSGSSGDRRRAGPDKRPESSRDQRPLSGPDVSAPKPAGLASGAKAAAGRPFNTYPRADSDHPSRGTQGDPHHSAPNGPTPGGLAVPQSSSFRPPTRARGTPSPGVLGPHASEPQLAPTARTLSPPAGPPAPGPPAPGPPGPRSPQREPQRVSHEQFRAALQLVVDPGDPRSYLDNFIKIGEGSTGIVCIATVRSSGRLVAVKKMDLRKQQRRELLFNEVVIMRDYQHENVVEMYNSYLVGDELWVVMEFLEGGALTDIVTHTRMNEEQIAAVCLAVLQALSVLHAQGVIHRDIKSDSILLTHDGRVKLSDFGFCAQVSKEVPRRKSLVGTPYWMAPELISRLPYGPEVDIWSLGVMVIEMVDGEPPYFNEPPLKAMKMIRDNLPPRLKNLHKVSPSLKGFLDRLLVRDPAQRATAAELLKHPFLAKAGPPASIVPLMRQHRTR; from the exons ATGTTCGGGAAGAAGAAGAAGCGGGTGGAGATCTCAGCGCCATCCAACTTCGAGCACCGAGTGCACACGGGCTTCGACCAGAATGAGCAAAAGTTCACGGGCTTGCCCCGCCAGTGGCAGAGCCTCATTGAGGAATCGGCGCGTAGGCCCAAACCCCTGGTGGACCCTGCATGCATCACCTCCATCCGGCCCGGTGCCCCCAAG ACCATCGTGCGCGGCAGCAAAGGCGCCAAGGATGGGGCCCTCACGCTGCTGCTTGGCGAGTTCGACCAAATGTCGGTGACACGCTCCAACTCCCTGCGGAGAGACAGCCCTCCGCCGCCGGCACGCACGCGCCAGGAGAACGGGGTGCCCACCGAGCCCCCCGCTGTAACCAGAGCGGGCCCAGAGAGAGGCGGCCATGGCCGCGGCCCCGGGCGCAGTGATGGCGGCAGTGGCAGCAGCGGGGACCGGCGGCGAGCGGGGCCCGACAAGAGGCCCGAGTCCTCCCGGGACCAACGCCCCCTCTCCGGGCCCGATGTCAGTGCCCCAAAGCCTGCTGGTCTGGCCAGCGGGGCAAAGGCGGCAGCGGGCCGGCCCTTTAACACGTACCCGAGGGCCGATTCGGACCACCCATCCAGGGGCACCCAG GGGGACCCTCACCATTCGGCCCCCAACGGGCCCACCCCTGGGGGCCTAGCTGTCCCCCAGTCTTCCTCCTTCCGGCCTCCCACACGAGCCCGCGGTACCCCCAGCCCTGGCGTGCTGGGCCCCCATGCTTCTGAGCCCCAGCTGGCACCCACAGCCCGCACCCTCTCCCCCCCAGCCGGCCCTCCTGCCCCTGGCCCGCCCGCCCCTGGCCCACCCGGCCCCCGGTCCCCGCAGCGGGAGCCCCAGCGAGTATCTCACGAGCAGTTCCGGGCCGCCCTGCAGCTAGTGGTGGACCCCGGGGACCCCCGCTCCTACCTGGACAACTTCATCAAGATTGGGGAGGGCTCCACGGGCATTGTCTGCATTGCCACCGTGCGCAGCTCGGGTCGCCTGGTAGCTGTCAAGAAAATGGACCTGCGCAAGCAGCAGCGTCGGGAGCTGCTCTTCAACGAG GTGGTGATCATGCGGGACTACCAGCACGAGAACGTGGTGGAGATGTACAACAGCTACCTGGTGGGCGACGAGCTCTGGGTGGTGATGGAGTTCCTGGAGGGAGGCGCCCTCACCGACATCGTCACCCACACCAG GATGAATGAGGAACAGATTGCCGCAGTGTGCCTGGCTGTGCTGCAGGCCCTGTCGGTCCTGCACGCACAGGGCGTCATCCACCGGGACATCAAGAGCGACTCCATCCTGCTCACGCATGACGGGCGG GTGAAGCTGTCAGACTTCGGGTTCTGCGCACAGGTGAGCAAGGAGGTACCCCGAAGGAAGTCCCTGGTTGGCACGCCCTACTGGATGGCCCCAGAGCTGATATCCCGACTGCCGTACGGGCCAGAG GTAGACATCTGGTCTCTGGGGGTGATGGTGATCGAGATGGTGGATGGGGAGCCCCCCTACTTCAACGAGCCGCCCCTCAAAGCCATGAAGATGATACGGGACAATCTGCCGCCCCGGCTCAAGAACCTGCACAAG GTGTCGCCGTCCCTGAAGGGCTTCCTGGACCGCCTGCTGGTGCGCGACCCTGCGCAGCGGGCCACGGCGGCCGAGCTGCTCAAGCACCCGTTCCTGGCCAAAGCGGGGCCGCCCGCCAGCATCGTGCCCCTCATGCGCCAGCACCGCACCCGCTGA